The following are from one region of the Sandaracinus amylolyticus genome:
- a CDS encoding response regulator, which yields MSADVQNGAPIMVVEDDADVRETMVQVLESEGFSVHAARDGREALDALRAGLRPRLILLDLMMPVMNGWQFREEVERERELASIPVVLVSALDPGTERTASLAAAGFLHKPFELDELLEVVQRASPSAPPAAP from the coding sequence GTGAGCGCGGACGTGCAGAACGGCGCACCGATCATGGTCGTCGAGGACGACGCCGACGTCCGCGAGACGATGGTGCAAGTGCTCGAGAGCGAGGGGTTCTCGGTGCACGCGGCGCGCGACGGACGCGAGGCGCTCGACGCGCTGCGCGCGGGGCTGCGACCGCGCCTCATCCTGCTCGATCTGATGATGCCGGTGATGAACGGCTGGCAGTTCCGTGAGGAGGTCGAGCGCGAGCGAGAGCTCGCGTCGATCCCGGTCGTGCTCGTGTCCGCCCTCGATCCCGGCACCGAGCGCACTGCGTCGCTCGCGGCCGCCGGGTTCCTGCACAAGCCCTTCGAGCTCGACGAGCTGCTCGAGGTCGTGCAGCGCGCGTCCCCGAGCGCCCCGCCCGCGGCCCCGTGA
- a CDS encoding ATP-binding protein, whose product MARAVSLASIVDELPAGMVVWDARGRVLDANRAFYEMLGLASDPPPELDYWNISAGGQKQRELNRLQARRGEPYEKELITATGERISVRVNGGLVVGEAPGGDVIFAATIVRAGDGGLGPEQEHERMLRRRNELYLRLAKSLLAARGDLAGAIREVTEAAAEAMGVSRTSVWLYDPTRTKIVCHDLFEADLGRHSSGAEILASEYPDYFDALAEDRAIVADDVQTHFATRELSPAYLRPLGIVSMLDAPVRFCGRLAGVLCYEHSGAGRQWAHDDVQCAASMADFVGRALEAAERLRAEGELQRANEELERRIIERTEAVHARDEFLSIASHELRTPLTPLKLQMQLLAAAADRSAWLPNTHDMLRSSLRQVRRLEDLVSTLLDVTRASAGRLEMKPAQTDLALIASEVVERFRSAGTTGGSTISLVIEPRSIEGTWDPLRIDQVLTNLLSNAIKYGEGRPIDVEVVGAAATARIEVRDRGIGIAETDLERIFERFVRASSARSYGGLGLGLYIAHQIVSAHGGTIRVSSAPGQGSTFTVELPRRLRAPAPETTVHA is encoded by the coding sequence ATGGCTCGCGCGGTCTCGCTGGCGTCGATCGTGGACGAGCTCCCCGCCGGGATGGTCGTGTGGGACGCGCGAGGCCGCGTCCTCGACGCGAACCGCGCGTTCTACGAGATGCTCGGCCTCGCGAGCGATCCCCCGCCCGAGCTCGACTACTGGAACATCAGCGCGGGCGGGCAGAAGCAGCGGGAGCTCAACCGGCTGCAGGCACGACGTGGTGAGCCCTACGAGAAGGAGCTGATCACCGCGACCGGTGAGCGCATCTCGGTGCGCGTGAACGGCGGCCTGGTGGTGGGCGAGGCGCCCGGCGGCGACGTGATCTTCGCTGCGACGATCGTGCGTGCGGGCGACGGCGGGCTCGGTCCCGAGCAGGAGCACGAGCGCATGCTGCGCCGGCGCAACGAGCTCTATCTCCGGCTCGCGAAGAGCCTGCTCGCGGCGCGAGGCGATCTCGCCGGCGCGATCCGCGAGGTCACCGAGGCCGCCGCCGAGGCGATGGGCGTCAGCCGCACCTCGGTGTGGCTCTACGATCCGACCCGCACGAAGATCGTCTGCCACGATCTCTTCGAGGCCGATCTCGGGCGTCACTCGTCGGGCGCGGAGATCCTCGCGAGCGAGTACCCCGACTACTTCGACGCGCTCGCGGAGGATCGCGCGATCGTCGCCGACGACGTGCAGACGCACTTCGCGACGCGCGAGCTCTCCCCCGCGTACCTGCGCCCGCTCGGCATCGTGTCGATGCTCGATGCGCCCGTGCGCTTCTGTGGCCGGCTCGCGGGAGTGCTCTGCTACGAGCACTCCGGCGCGGGGCGCCAGTGGGCCCACGACGACGTGCAGTGCGCCGCGTCGATGGCCGACTTCGTGGGGCGCGCGCTCGAGGCCGCGGAGCGCCTCCGCGCCGAGGGCGAGCTGCAGCGCGCGAACGAGGAGCTCGAGCGCCGCATCATCGAGCGCACCGAGGCGGTGCACGCGCGCGACGAGTTCCTCTCGATCGCGTCGCACGAGCTGCGCACGCCGCTCACGCCGCTGAAGCTCCAGATGCAGCTCCTCGCGGCGGCGGCGGATCGGAGCGCCTGGCTCCCGAACACCCACGACATGCTGCGCTCGTCGCTGCGGCAGGTGCGCCGGCTCGAGGATCTCGTCTCGACCCTGCTCGACGTCACGCGCGCGAGCGCGGGACGGCTCGAGATGAAGCCGGCGCAGACCGATCTCGCATTGATCGCGAGCGAGGTGGTGGAGCGCTTCCGGTCCGCGGGCACGACCGGCGGCTCCACGATCTCGCTGGTGATCGAGCCGCGCTCGATCGAGGGCACGTGGGACCCGCTGCGCATCGATCAGGTCCTCACGAACCTGCTCTCGAACGCGATCAAGTACGGCGAGGGACGCCCGATCGACGTCGAGGTCGTCGGAGCGGCGGCGACCGCTCGCATCGAGGTGCGCGATCGCGGCATCGGCATCGCCGAGACCGACCTCGAGCGCATCTTCGAGCGCTTCGTGCGCGCATCCTCGGCGCGCAGCTACGGCGGTCTCGGGCTCGGCCTGTACATCGCGCATCAGATCGTGAGCGCGCACGGCGGCACGATCCGGGTCTCGAGCGCGCCGGGGCAGGGCTCGACCTTCACCGTCGAGCTGCCCCGGCGTCTCCGCGCGCCCGCGCCCGAGACCACCGTGCACGCGTGA
- a CDS encoding M20/M25/M40 family metallo-hydrolase: MPRARLIALAILIASCGSSAPAVTRPAPVADVADDAWARACDEGPVRERLERFRQLDLQRARARGEARTITALEAWCPRGCEGVPIAPIDQDARAVALGAARRAIELCGERDAIALTTELVRFQTVAAIAPPASNAEHARLAAWLARWSEEAGLVFRVSGENDAWEIELPGGRDERALSYVFHADVVPVNDPPSVIASDAVPSGWTVAPFEAHVDAGRLYGRGTEDDKGPIAAGMVVLASLRDAGIAPEAGSIVLALGTAEEEDWEPMRRYAASAPRARHVVSVDASYPVVAAESGFVAWGLVVPAIDVRRSERRAVALDARAGLFLTQIPDQAELVVRPPRGIALDVWIERAREAARIELDARDQPAYRIDVDAIEREGEQVARIVAHGRSAHSSVPDEGLNAMWLLAGIAARLELAPGAIPSALAIVRGFFDGDDFGERLGVGYADDFMGALTSAATLLRASPEGVTLQVNMRRPRGQSTDEFRASLDAALERVRAEHPDVRAIDEVHVGEPHVADLEGELVPTLMAVWRTVRDEPAARPISIRGGTYARLFPGAVDFGPSLPGRRYAGHGADEFIELEALHATTLMLYDAALRLTGETD, encoded by the coding sequence GTGCCCCGCGCTCGTCTGATCGCGCTCGCGATCCTGATCGCGTCGTGCGGCTCGAGCGCGCCTGCGGTCACGCGCCCAGCCCCGGTCGCCGACGTCGCGGACGACGCGTGGGCGCGTGCCTGCGACGAGGGCCCGGTGCGGGAGCGTCTCGAGCGGTTCCGCCAGCTCGATCTCCAGCGCGCCCGCGCTCGCGGCGAGGCGCGCACGATCACCGCGCTCGAGGCGTGGTGCCCGCGGGGCTGCGAGGGCGTGCCGATCGCACCGATCGATCAGGACGCGCGCGCGGTCGCGCTCGGGGCGGCGCGGCGCGCGATCGAGCTGTGCGGCGAGCGCGACGCGATCGCGCTGACCACCGAGCTGGTGCGCTTCCAGACCGTCGCCGCGATCGCGCCGCCCGCGAGCAACGCCGAGCACGCGCGCCTCGCGGCGTGGCTCGCACGGTGGAGCGAGGAAGCGGGGCTCGTGTTCCGCGTCTCCGGCGAGAACGACGCGTGGGAGATCGAGCTGCCGGGAGGGCGCGACGAGCGCGCGCTCTCCTACGTGTTCCACGCGGACGTGGTGCCGGTGAACGACCCGCCGAGCGTGATCGCGAGCGATGCGGTGCCGAGCGGATGGACCGTCGCGCCGTTCGAGGCGCACGTCGACGCGGGGCGCCTCTACGGTCGGGGCACCGAGGACGACAAGGGGCCGATCGCCGCGGGCATGGTCGTGCTCGCGTCGCTGCGCGACGCGGGGATCGCGCCCGAGGCGGGATCGATCGTGCTCGCGCTCGGCACCGCGGAAGAAGAGGATTGGGAGCCGATGCGTCGCTACGCCGCGAGCGCGCCGCGCGCGCGGCACGTGGTGTCGGTGGACGCGTCGTATCCGGTGGTCGCGGCCGAGAGCGGGTTCGTCGCGTGGGGGCTCGTCGTGCCCGCGATCGACGTGCGGCGCAGCGAGCGTCGCGCCGTCGCGCTCGATGCGCGCGCGGGGTTGTTCCTCACGCAGATCCCCGACCAGGCCGAGCTCGTGGTGCGCCCCCCGCGCGGGATCGCGCTCGACGTGTGGATCGAGCGCGCGCGAGAGGCCGCGCGGATCGAGCTCGATGCGCGCGACCAGCCCGCGTACCGGATCGACGTCGATGCCATCGAGCGCGAGGGCGAGCAGGTGGCGCGCATCGTCGCCCACGGTCGCTCGGCGCACTCGTCGGTGCCGGACGAGGGCCTCAACGCGATGTGGCTCCTCGCGGGGATCGCGGCGCGGCTCGAGCTCGCGCCCGGCGCGATCCCGAGCGCGCTCGCGATCGTGCGCGGGTTCTTCGACGGCGATGACTTCGGCGAGCGCCTCGGCGTCGGGTACGCGGACGACTTCATGGGCGCGCTCACGTCGGCGGCGACGCTGCTCCGCGCGAGCCCCGAGGGCGTCACGCTGCAGGTCAACATGCGTCGTCCCCGCGGGCAGAGCACCGACGAGTTCCGGGCGAGCCTCGACGCGGCGCTCGAGCGCGTGCGCGCGGAGCATCCGGACGTGCGCGCGATCGACGAGGTGCACGTCGGCGAGCCGCACGTCGCGGACCTCGAGGGCGAGCTCGTGCCGACGCTGATGGCGGTGTGGCGCACCGTGCGCGACGAGCCCGCCGCGAGGCCGATCTCGATCCGCGGCGGCACCTACGCGCGCTTGTTCCCGGGCGCGGTGGACTTCGGGCCTTCGCTCCCGGGGCGGCGCTACGCAGGGCACGGTGCCGACGAGTTCATCGAGCTCGAGGCGCTGCACGCGACGACGCTGATGCTCTACGACGCCGCGCTGCGCCTGACCGGCGAGACCGACTAG
- the purN gene encoding phosphoribosylglycinamide formyltransferase, translating to MTLDLAVLVSGRGSNLRAICAAIDAGRCDARIVGVLADRSQADALGFASERGIPTRVCRPKDHASREAWDAALADEVASFSPGLVVLAGFMRIVGPAMLARFPYRIVNVHPALLPAFPGTDGPAQAIAAGVRLSGCTVHLVDAGVDTGPILAQAAVPVLPSDDASALHARIQGQEHRVFPAVIDAIARGWIVPGARPTFAPGCPFGEGALVCPALV from the coding sequence ATGACCCTCGACCTCGCCGTTCTCGTCTCCGGCCGTGGCTCCAACCTCCGCGCGATCTGCGCGGCGATCGACGCGGGGCGCTGCGACGCGCGCATCGTGGGCGTGCTCGCGGATCGTTCGCAGGCCGACGCGCTCGGGTTCGCGAGCGAGCGCGGCATCCCGACGCGCGTGTGCCGCCCCAAGGATCACGCGTCGCGCGAGGCGTGGGACGCGGCGCTCGCGGACGAGGTCGCGTCGTTCTCGCCGGGGCTCGTGGTGCTCGCGGGGTTCATGCGCATCGTCGGCCCCGCGATGCTCGCGCGCTTCCCGTACCGCATCGTGAACGTGCACCCCGCGCTCTTGCCCGCGTTCCCCGGCACCGACGGACCGGCGCAGGCGATCGCGGCGGGCGTGCGCCTCAGCGGGTGCACCGTGCACCTCGTCGACGCCGGCGTGGACACCGGGCCGATCCTCGCGCAGGCCGCGGTGCCGGTGCTGCCGAGCGACGACGCGAGCGCGCTGCACGCGCGCATCCAGGGCCAGGAGCACCGCGTCTTCCCCGCAGTGATCGACGCGATCGCGCGCGGATGGATCGTTCCCGGCGCGCGACCGACGTTCGCGCCGGGTTGCCCGTTCGGCGAGGGAGCGCTGGTGTGCCCCGCGCTCGTCTGA
- a CDS encoding esterase/lipase family protein → MFGLRAKGWHTLLACSLVVGCEGGSAGGTEEAPGAALHGGDAGVASVERNPVVLLHGFFGWGRDELLGWKHFGGTRDLEAELRGEGFDTVTVAVGPLSSNWDRAAEMYAQLVGGTVDYGVAHSIEHRHARFGRTYEALLPGLGEVGPDGHVQRVNIIAHSQGSQTARVLIALLAEGDPDERAACPAGVCPDGEAGLSPLFAGGGPQWVHGVATLSGANDGSTLAHALQNDLNPNSLIAGLAVAVNTLGASGLYDFKLDQFGLAPRAASEPLTAYFERITRTMLDADNHDTAFYDLSLDGAAALNGWARARPDVVYFSWANHTSLPIPLAGHHRPMSETNLFLWGFTAFMGNYQVAGVDARSLWENDGIVNTRAMDGPHASSTDVVSRFDGTIRRGLWQLVERRRGWDHWDMLGLLDLRHDFSQTRGLYLDAARLLRASE, encoded by the coding sequence ATGTTCGGCTTGCGTGCGAAGGGGTGGCACACGCTCTTGGCTTGTTCGCTGGTCGTCGGCTGCGAGGGGGGCAGCGCAGGAGGAACGGAGGAAGCGCCGGGCGCGGCGCTGCACGGAGGTGACGCGGGGGTCGCATCGGTCGAGCGCAACCCGGTCGTGCTGCTGCACGGCTTCTTCGGGTGGGGGCGCGACGAGCTGCTCGGCTGGAAGCACTTCGGCGGCACGCGCGACCTGGAAGCGGAGCTGCGCGGAGAGGGCTTCGACACCGTGACGGTCGCGGTGGGCCCGCTCTCGAGCAACTGGGATCGCGCGGCGGAGATGTACGCGCAGCTCGTCGGGGGCACCGTCGACTACGGCGTGGCGCACTCGATCGAGCATCGACATGCGCGCTTCGGGCGCACCTACGAAGCGCTGCTGCCCGGGCTCGGCGAGGTCGGTCCGGACGGGCACGTGCAGCGCGTGAACATCATCGCGCACAGCCAGGGATCGCAGACCGCGCGCGTGCTGATCGCGCTGCTCGCGGAGGGCGACCCGGACGAGCGCGCGGCGTGCCCGGCGGGCGTCTGCCCCGACGGTGAGGCCGGGCTCTCGCCGCTCTTCGCGGGCGGCGGGCCGCAGTGGGTGCACGGCGTCGCGACGCTCTCGGGCGCGAACGACGGATCGACGCTCGCGCACGCACTGCAGAACGATCTCAACCCCAACAGCCTGATCGCGGGGCTCGCGGTCGCGGTGAACACGCTCGGCGCGAGCGGGCTCTACGACTTCAAGCTCGATCAGTTCGGGCTCGCGCCGCGCGCCGCGAGCGAGCCGCTCACCGCGTACTTCGAGCGCATCACGCGCACGATGCTCGACGCGGACAACCACGACACCGCGTTCTACGACCTCTCGCTCGACGGCGCGGCGGCGCTCAACGGCTGGGCGCGCGCACGGCCCGACGTCGTGTACTTCTCGTGGGCGAACCACACCTCGCTGCCGATCCCGCTCGCGGGCCATCACCGGCCGATGAGCGAGACCAACCTGTTCTTGTGGGGCTTCACGGCGTTCATGGGCAACTACCAGGTCGCCGGCGTCGACGCGCGCAGCCTCTGGGAGAACGACGGCATCGTGAACACGCGCGCGATGGACGGTCCGCACGCGTCGTCGACCGACGTCGTCTCGCGCTTCGACGGGACCATCCGTCGCGGGCTCTGGCAGCTCGTGGAGCGCCGCCGCGGCTGGGATCACTGGGACATGCTCGGGCTGCTCGATCTGCGACACGACTTCTCGCAGACGCGCGGGCTCTATCTCGACGCCGCGCGCCTCCTCCGCGCCTCGGAGTGA
- a CDS encoding alpha/beta fold hydrolase: MSTSSSEGQRPALSWSRLAWQSARAVWGLVRCAPHVRLRHLRAVREATRRAREADPRCSPLRRVNDGLHEIDPRWLGAVQTEPLRCVDPMIVLHFVGTGETRHGPLPCIARLVRACPALRTQRHFVVDGPADPLAYEDLATLSPRVWTALEPLIDASSGPFVLVGLSRGGALALEVAARIADEKRKAVSCIALSPPLARPRRLPRIVEMIAGFGTLASAYTDAVSRGVVPSWLTGLATRVVRTLQLAITAYVLADLQAADEETIAWSLRDLREDDGMDSALRQVGEFGLLQRTSEVELVRFTRFVTRSLVHNELAWAVALWGEEDTWLSASACRGQIEQALKRLRNAHGAIATSMVPGRHNLSRGANDDFDALSPHFERAVHEARARAEHEARRQRSRARLERRMREGLTTAEPASEERHV, from the coding sequence ATGAGCACCTCGTCGTCCGAAGGGCAGCGGCCCGCGCTGTCGTGGTCTCGCCTCGCGTGGCAGAGCGCCCGCGCCGTGTGGGGCCTCGTCCGCTGCGCACCGCACGTGCGGCTGCGTCATCTCCGCGCGGTGCGCGAAGCGACACGTCGCGCGCGCGAGGCCGATCCACGCTGCTCGCCGCTGCGGCGGGTGAACGACGGACTGCACGAGATCGATCCGCGCTGGCTCGGCGCCGTGCAGACCGAGCCGCTGCGCTGCGTGGACCCGATGATCGTCCTGCACTTCGTCGGCACCGGCGAGACGCGGCACGGTCCGCTGCCCTGCATCGCGCGGCTCGTGCGTGCGTGCCCGGCGCTGCGCACCCAGCGCCACTTCGTCGTGGACGGCCCCGCGGACCCGCTCGCGTACGAGGATCTCGCGACGCTCAGCCCGCGCGTGTGGACCGCGCTCGAGCCGCTGATCGATGCGTCGAGCGGGCCCTTCGTGCTCGTCGGCCTGAGCCGCGGCGGCGCGCTCGCGCTCGAGGTCGCGGCGCGGATCGCGGACGAGAAGCGCAAGGCGGTGTCGTGCATCGCGCTCTCTCCGCCGCTCGCGCGGCCGCGCCGCCTGCCGCGCATCGTCGAGATGATCGCGGGCTTCGGCACGCTCGCGAGCGCGTACACCGACGCGGTGTCGCGCGGCGTGGTGCCCTCGTGGCTCACCGGCCTCGCGACGCGCGTGGTGCGCACGCTGCAGCTCGCGATCACCGCGTACGTGCTCGCCGATCTCCAGGCGGCCGACGAGGAGACCATCGCGTGGTCGCTGCGTGATCTGCGCGAGGACGACGGCATGGACTCCGCGCTGCGACAGGTCGGCGAATTCGGGCTGCTCCAGCGCACCAGCGAGGTCGAGCTCGTCCGCTTCACGCGCTTCGTGACGCGCTCGCTCGTGCACAACGAGCTCGCGTGGGCCGTCGCGCTCTGGGGCGAAGAGGACACGTGGCTCTCGGCGAGCGCGTGCCGCGGCCAGATCGAGCAGGCGCTGAAGCGGCTGCGCAACGCACACGGCGCGATCGCGACCAGCATGGTGCCCGGTCGCCACAACCTCTCGCGCGGCGCGAACGACGACTTCGACGCGCTGAGCCCGCACTTCGAGCGCGCGGTGCACGAGGCACGCGCCCGCGCCGAGCACGAAGCACGACGGCAACGCTCGCGCGCGCGGCTGGAACGCCGCATGCGCGAGGGCCTGACCACGGCCGAGCCCGCCTCCGAGGAACGACATGTCTAG
- a CDS encoding ATP-binding protein gives MRSSEATRTSRWDPVARAAGVVALGAGVLGAVGHALDVRVLLQPFDLGPAPSIAAVACLLLLGASSLAMLGSPRARMAAGFGGVGLACVGALATFRALDALLEGDRAAIASPYVGLALGTAACFAAQGASITLFAARRRARAAVAIASTLTLGLALASMLAFSMSVPMLQRYGVEMPLLVALALAAHGGGLLAWAWYSDVHEHDLPMPAWSPLVAAISAGIIFIVFTIAIEGDAAILQVVLVLGAAGKLGQAVHGQLRQRRADVAARHAAQDAQVRAEERSAEAIAQRRQLERVLDLAPVPLVLVDPAQARVTFANEAADRLAAGRFTRDGKSTIVCEDLRGRPLPDSDSPMSRVARGERLEGVPLTATTAAGRRDLLVHGALLPAAQAEPSVAVLALQDVTQVRRAEEVTTRLGRIVDDAPIEVYAFDASSLVLVQENASALRNLGYRSDELRGAKITELWREPSGAALEALLEPLRTGERDHVVLETEHVRKDGTTYPVEARIRLSRTETPPVFLALVENITARKRTEEERARLLSLERHAREEADAARERLAFIADASRALVDPEDLESTLRAAARAALPRLASWSVLHLVAGDGSVRRASVAATIEASAAAIARDVPRIAPESSLARALAEGETSIALDVGPERMRELLGLSSDAGLDAARALGVRACATIGLRARGRTIGALSLIESGEPSKWRKDTEIALAQDYATRAALAIDDAQLHEDAKAALRARDDFLVVASHDLQMPLSLLKMQVESMQRSTLRPGGLAPDRLARALEAVHRLATKLAVVVEDLVDPSRLTRDRIGLAIEQVDLAGLVCTVVARFADRFERAGSRVALSAPVAIPGEWDAFRLEQVVGNLLSNAIKYGSGKPIEVAVEADGDVARLRVRDHGTGITEDRRARIFSLEARSVPTRQYGGLGLGLYLVRRIVDALGGHIEVESDPGVGTTFTVTLPRRAASRHDQESAA, from the coding sequence ATGCGCTCCTCGGAGGCGACCCGGACGTCGAGGTGGGATCCCGTCGCGCGCGCGGCCGGAGTGGTCGCGCTCGGCGCGGGCGTGCTCGGCGCGGTGGGCCACGCGCTCGACGTACGGGTGCTGCTGCAGCCGTTCGACCTCGGCCCTGCTCCGTCGATCGCCGCGGTGGCGTGCTTGCTCCTCCTCGGGGCGAGCAGCCTCGCGATGCTCGGCTCACCTCGGGCGCGGATGGCCGCGGGCTTCGGGGGAGTCGGTCTCGCCTGCGTGGGCGCGCTCGCGACGTTCCGCGCGCTCGATGCCCTCCTCGAGGGGGATCGCGCCGCGATCGCGTCGCCCTACGTCGGCCTCGCGCTCGGCACCGCGGCGTGCTTCGCGGCGCAGGGCGCGAGCATCACGCTGTTCGCGGCGCGACGCCGAGCCCGGGCCGCGGTCGCGATCGCGAGCACGCTGACGCTCGGCCTCGCGCTCGCGTCGATGCTCGCCTTCTCGATGTCCGTGCCGATGCTGCAGCGCTACGGCGTCGAGATGCCGCTCCTCGTCGCGCTCGCGCTCGCGGCGCACGGCGGAGGGCTGCTCGCGTGGGCGTGGTACTCGGACGTGCACGAGCACGACCTGCCGATGCCCGCGTGGAGCCCGCTCGTCGCGGCGATCTCCGCGGGGATCATCTTCATCGTGTTCACGATCGCGATCGAGGGTGACGCCGCGATCCTGCAGGTCGTGCTGGTGCTCGGCGCCGCGGGGAAGCTCGGGCAGGCGGTGCACGGGCAGCTCCGGCAGCGGCGGGCCGACGTCGCCGCGAGGCACGCCGCGCAGGACGCGCAGGTGCGCGCCGAGGAGCGATCCGCGGAGGCGATCGCGCAGCGGCGTCAGCTCGAGCGCGTGCTCGATCTCGCGCCGGTGCCGCTGGTCCTCGTCGATCCCGCGCAGGCGCGGGTCACCTTCGCCAACGAGGCCGCGGATCGGCTCGCCGCAGGGCGCTTCACGCGCGACGGAAAGAGCACGATCGTCTGCGAGGACCTGCGCGGGCGCCCGCTGCCCGACAGCGACTCGCCCATGTCGCGCGTGGCGCGCGGCGAGCGCCTCGAGGGCGTGCCGCTCACCGCGACGACGGCCGCGGGGCGGCGCGATCTGCTCGTGCACGGCGCGCTGCTCCCGGCCGCGCAGGCCGAGCCCTCCGTCGCCGTGCTCGCGCTGCAGGACGTCACCCAGGTGCGGCGCGCCGAGGAGGTCACGACCCGGCTCGGCCGCATCGTCGACGACGCGCCGATCGAGGTCTACGCGTTCGACGCGTCGAGCCTGGTCCTGGTGCAGGAGAACGCGAGCGCGCTGCGCAACCTCGGGTACCGCAGCGACGAGCTGCGCGGCGCGAAGATCACCGAGCTCTGGCGCGAGCCGAGCGGGGCGGCCCTCGAGGCGCTGCTCGAGCCGCTGCGCACCGGCGAGCGCGACCACGTCGTGCTCGAGACCGAGCACGTGCGGAAGGACGGGACGACGTATCCGGTCGAGGCGCGCATCCGCCTCTCGCGCACCGAGACGCCGCCGGTCTTCCTCGCGCTCGTGGAGAACATCACCGCGCGCAAGCGCACCGAGGAGGAGCGCGCGCGCCTGCTCTCGCTGGAGCGGCACGCGCGCGAGGAGGCCGACGCGGCGCGCGAGCGCCTCGCGTTCATCGCCGATGCGAGCCGCGCGCTCGTCGATCCCGAGGACCTCGAGAGCACGCTGCGCGCCGCGGCGCGCGCCGCGCTTCCTCGGCTCGCGTCGTGGAGCGTGCTGCACCTCGTGGCGGGCGACGGCTCGGTGCGGCGCGCGTCCGTCGCCGCGACGATCGAGGCCTCGGCCGCCGCGATCGCCCGGGACGTGCCGCGGATCGCGCCGGAGTCGTCGCTCGCGCGCGCCCTCGCCGAGGGCGAGACGAGCATCGCGCTCGACGTCGGTCCGGAGCGGATGCGCGAGCTGCTCGGGCTCTCGAGCGACGCCGGGCTCGACGCGGCGCGCGCGCTGGGCGTGCGCGCGTGCGCGACGATCGGTCTGCGCGCACGAGGACGGACGATCGGCGCGCTCTCGCTGATCGAGAGCGGCGAGCCCTCGAAGTGGCGGAAAGACACCGAGATCGCGCTCGCGCAGGACTACGCGACCCGCGCGGCGCTCGCGATCGACGACGCGCAGCTGCACGAGGACGCGAAGGCCGCGCTGCGCGCGCGCGACGACTTCCTCGTGGTCGCGTCGCACGACCTGCAGATGCCGCTGAGCCTGCTGAAGATGCAGGTCGAGAGCATGCAGCGCTCGACGCTGCGTCCCGGCGGCCTCGCACCCGATCGGCTCGCGCGCGCGCTCGAGGCGGTGCACCGCCTCGCGACCAAGCTCGCGGTGGTGGTCGAGGACCTCGTCGATCCCTCGCGCCTCACGCGCGACCGCATCGGGCTCGCCATCGAGCAGGTCGATCTCGCGGGGCTCGTGTGCACCGTGGTCGCGCGCTTCGCCGATCGCTTCGAGCGCGCGGGCTCGCGCGTCGCGCTCTCCGCGCCGGTCGCGATTCCCGGCGAGTGGGACGCGTTCCGCCTCGAGCAGGTCGTGGGCAACCTGCTCTCGAACGCGATCAAGTACGGCTCGGGCAAGCCCATCGAGGTCGCGGTCGAGGCCGACGGCGACGTGGCGCGCCTGCGGGTGCGCGATCACGGCACCGGCATCACCGAGGATCGACGCGCGCGCATCTTCTCGCTCGAGGCGCGCTCGGTGCCGACGCGACAGTACGGAGGCCTCGGCCTCGGGCTCTACCTCGTGCGCCGCATCGTCGACGCGCTCGGCGGGCACATCGAGGTCGAGAGCGATCCCGGCGTGGGCACGACCTTCACCGTGACGCTGCCTCGCCGTGCGGCGAGCCGGCACGACCAGGAATCGGCGGCGTGA